The Candidatus Methylomirabilota bacterium genome includes a window with the following:
- a CDS encoding ABC transporter ATP-binding protein: MAELFLAVRGLSKSFGGLRATDRVDLDVVRGETHAIIGPNGAGKTTLLSQLAGDLSVDAGTISFAGRDIAGLDAPARSRLGLARSFQITSIFRDFSALDNVALAVQAHSGHSFAFWRPARAERALREPARAVLASVGLGERADVLAANLAHGEQRQLEIAMALATKPRLLLLDEPVAGMGLDETQRMIRFLGTLKELLTLVLVEHDMDAVFTLADRISVMVYGRIIATGTPAEIRANAEVRRAYLGEDAAA; the protein is encoded by the coding sequence ATGGCTGAGCTGTTCCTCGCCGTCCGCGGGCTCAGCAAGAGCTTCGGCGGGCTCCGCGCGACCGACCGCGTGGACCTCGACGTGGTCAGGGGCGAGACCCACGCGATCATCGGGCCGAACGGCGCGGGCAAGACGACGCTCCTCTCGCAGCTGGCGGGTGACCTGAGCGTCGATGCGGGCACGATCAGCTTCGCCGGCCGGGACATCGCCGGCCTCGACGCCCCCGCGCGGTCGCGCCTCGGCCTCGCGCGCTCCTTCCAGATCACGAGCATCTTCCGGGACTTCTCGGCGCTCGACAACGTCGCGCTCGCCGTCCAGGCGCATTCCGGACACAGCTTCGCCTTCTGGCGCCCCGCGCGCGCGGAGCGGGCGCTGCGCGAGCCGGCGCGGGCCGTTCTCGCCTCCGTGGGACTGGGCGAGCGCGCCGACGTGCTCGCGGCCAACCTCGCCCACGGCGAGCAGCGCCAGCTCGAGATCGCGATGGCGCTCGCGACGAAGCCGCGCCTGCTCCTGCTCGACGAGCCCGTCGCCGGGATGGGGCTCGACGAGACGCAGCGCATGATCCGCTTCCTCGGCACGCTCAAGGAGCTCCTCACGCTCGTGCTCGTCGAGCACGACATGGACGCGGTGTTCACGCTCGCCGACCGGATCTCCGTGATGGTCTACGGCCGCATCATCGCGACGGGGACGCCGGCCGAGATCCGCGCCAACGCCGAGGTGCGGCGCGCCTACCTCGGCGAGGATGCCGCGGCCTGA
- a CDS encoding branched-chain amino acid ABC transporter permease: protein LALALVPPAAAVLDQPFYVDLFRRMLIFALAAASLDLILGYGGMVSFGHAAYLGVGAYAVGILAFHGIHSGLVQWPVAVVASALVALVIGAISLRTSGVYFIMITLAFTQMLYYLGISLDAYGGDNGMPLKSRSQFAGLIDLRNPYAFYYLVLGLLLLFLVLGRRLVAARFGMVVRGARSNEPRARAIGFPTYRYKLTAFVLAGSVCGLAGALLANQTEYLTPDFMHWTRSGEIMFMVILGGMGTLYGPVVGAVVFLLLEDVLSALTEHWQIVLGPFLVLVVLFAKRGLFGLLPGEAPRDG from the coding sequence GCTCGCCCTCGCCCTCGTGCCGCCGGCGGCCGCCGTGCTCGACCAGCCGTTCTACGTCGACCTCTTCCGGCGCATGCTCATCTTCGCGCTCGCGGCGGCGAGCCTCGACCTGATCCTGGGCTACGGCGGCATGGTGAGCTTCGGCCACGCGGCCTATCTCGGCGTCGGCGCCTACGCGGTCGGGATCCTCGCCTTCCACGGGATCCACAGCGGCCTCGTCCAGTGGCCCGTCGCCGTCGTCGCCTCGGCGCTCGTCGCGCTCGTGATCGGCGCGATCTCGCTCCGCACGAGCGGGGTCTACTTCATCATGATCACGCTGGCCTTCACCCAGATGCTCTACTACCTGGGGATCAGCCTCGACGCGTACGGCGGCGACAACGGCATGCCGCTCAAGTCGCGAAGCCAGTTCGCGGGCCTCATCGACCTGCGGAACCCGTACGCGTTCTACTACCTGGTCCTCGGGCTCCTGCTCCTCTTCCTCGTCCTGGGGCGGCGGCTGGTCGCCGCGCGCTTCGGCATGGTCGTGCGCGGCGCCCGGTCGAACGAGCCGCGCGCCCGGGCGATCGGCTTTCCCACCTACCGCTACAAGCTCACGGCGTTCGTGCTCGCCGGGAGCGTGTGCGGCCTGGCGGGCGCGCTCCTCGCGAACCAGACCGAGTACCTGACGCCCGACTTCATGCACTGGACCCGCTCGGGCGAGATCATGTTCATGGTGATCCTCGGGGGGATGGGGACGCTCTACGGGCCCGTCGTCGGCGCCGTCGTGTTCCTGCTCCTCGAGGACGTGTTGTCCGCTCTGACCGAGCACTGGCAGATCGTCCTCGGGCCCTTCCTCGTCCTGGTCGTGCTCTTCGCGAAACGCGGGCTCTTCGGCCTCTTGCCCGGCGAGGCGCCCCGCGATGGCTGA